Proteins found in one Brevibacillus brevis genomic segment:
- the dapB gene encoding 4-hydroxy-tetrahydrodipicolinate reductase: protein MTKQIRVAVAGANGRMGQEVVKMLAQDTALVFTGNLDTRVSEEGINQQLDEMKPDVLVDFTTPHTVYRHMELCLARGVRPVVGTTGLTTEQLQEMTERYREAGLGAIIAPNFAIGAILCMKFSAMAAKYMPHVEIIELHHDRKLDAPSGTALKTAEMIAAVREELKQGHPEEVETIPGARGADYEGFRIHSVRLPGMVAHQEVLFGATGQTLSIRHDSINRESFMPGVNMAIKAVMNMNGLIYGLEHLID from the coding sequence ATGACTAAACAAATTCGTGTAGCAGTTGCTGGCGCAAATGGTCGAATGGGGCAAGAAGTAGTGAAAATGCTAGCGCAGGATACCGCGCTCGTTTTTACAGGCAATTTGGATACGCGTGTGAGCGAAGAGGGAATCAATCAACAATTGGACGAAATGAAGCCAGATGTTTTGGTAGACTTTACGACACCGCATACGGTGTATCGTCATATGGAGCTCTGTCTGGCTCGTGGTGTGCGACCGGTGGTTGGTACAACAGGACTGACAACAGAGCAGCTACAAGAGATGACGGAGCGCTATAGAGAAGCGGGACTGGGCGCCATCATTGCTCCGAATTTTGCAATCGGAGCGATTCTATGTATGAAGTTTTCCGCAATGGCAGCAAAATATATGCCACATGTGGAAATTATCGAGCTGCATCATGACCGAAAGCTGGATGCGCCAAGCGGAACTGCATTGAAGACCGCCGAGATGATTGCAGCGGTTCGTGAAGAGCTCAAGCAAGGGCATCCTGAAGAGGTAGAAACAATTCCAGGCGCTCGCGGAGCAGATTACGAAGGCTTCCGAATTCACAGTGTCCGCCTGCCAGGCATGGTCGCCCATCAAGAGGTTTTGTTTGGGGCAACAGGCCAAACGCTGTCCATACGCCATGATTCGATTAACCGGGAATCTTTCATGCCAGGGGTAAATATGGCTATTAAAGCCGTAATGAATATGAACGGATTGATTTACGGATTGGAACATCTGATTGATTAA
- a CDS encoding sporulation protein YpjB, with amino-acid sequence MKKNIRFLLFFLMIGLFLSWPIHNLYSKLNQPIEQKQLAALDQIAHEFLTYAKKGDLEGAEQRIVQLADRFPNQHLPNPIRIESLNAVTQSILAAKQSFASANASEQQLLWHATRVRIAIDALTHDHQPMWRSYYPSLVTQVQNLQLSAVERNFSQFREQFDENYRLFLAIKPGMSIQLPEGQMSSITVAYDIISKEMRNTQVDWQLVREALRELNSSFQVAFVGEEKSTLARLMMRPDSPIVTLASIMIALIMALSYVAWKKYNGEIRST; translated from the coding sequence TTGAAGAAAAATATCCGGTTTTTATTATTCTTTCTCATGATCGGGTTGTTCTTGTCGTGGCCCATTCATAACTTGTACTCGAAGCTAAATCAACCGATAGAACAAAAGCAGTTGGCAGCATTGGATCAAATTGCGCATGAGTTCCTGACGTATGCAAAAAAGGGAGATCTTGAAGGCGCAGAGCAGCGCATCGTCCAGCTAGCAGACCGATTTCCGAACCAGCATTTGCCCAATCCGATACGTATTGAGAGTCTGAATGCAGTGACCCAGTCTATATTGGCAGCCAAGCAAAGCTTTGCTTCCGCAAATGCAAGTGAACAGCAATTGCTGTGGCATGCCACGCGGGTCCGTATCGCCATAGACGCCCTTACCCATGATCACCAGCCGATGTGGCGTAGCTACTATCCTTCTCTCGTAACACAGGTCCAAAACCTGCAGCTATCCGCTGTTGAGCGGAATTTCAGTCAGTTTCGCGAACAGTTCGATGAGAACTACCGGTTATTTTTGGCCATCAAGCCGGGGATGAGTATTCAGCTTCCAGAGGGGCAAATGTCCTCGATTACGGTTGCGTACGATATCATATCCAAAGAGATGCGGAACACCCAAGTAGATTGGCAGCTGGTTCGAGAGGCATTGCGAGAATTGAACAGCTCCTTTCAAGTGGCTTTTGTGGGAGAAGAGAAGAGTACGCTTGCTCGTTTGATGATGCGTCCAGACTCTCCGATTGTTACTCTCGCTTCTATCATGATAGCTTTGATCATGGCCTTGTCTTATGTGGCATGGAAGAAATACAACGGAGAAATCCGTTCGACCTAA
- a CDS encoding menaquinol-cytochrome c reductase cytochrome b/c subunit has translation MAKQDKDATFVGDSRVSAKRIPNISPSYSDFPGKNEPFWPNFLLKEWMVAAVCLVGFLVLTVSHPSPLTDKANPNDTSFIPLPDWYFLFLYQLLKYPWAAGDWVVLGIVVIPGIAFGALMLAPWLDTSKERRPSKRPVATGLMLTALVGIFYLTWAANHEYHLAHPDKGKGTGGKEGSSATAPAPADTSFKADALWKAQTSCMGCHGKNMEGGMGPNLQKIGATLDAAKITDIIKNGKGAMPGGMIKDDAEIAKLADYLAGLK, from the coding sequence ATGGCAAAACAAGATAAAGATGCTACCTTCGTCGGAGATTCCCGAGTATCGGCGAAGCGTATTCCAAACATTTCTCCATCCTACTCCGACTTTCCAGGAAAAAATGAGCCGTTTTGGCCAAACTTCCTGCTGAAAGAGTGGATGGTGGCAGCCGTTTGCTTGGTTGGTTTCCTTGTGTTAACGGTTTCACACCCGTCGCCGTTAACTGACAAAGCAAACCCGAATGATACATCATTCATTCCGTTGCCAGACTGGTACTTCTTGTTCCTGTATCAATTGCTGAAATATCCATGGGCTGCAGGGGATTGGGTCGTTCTTGGGATCGTTGTTATTCCAGGTATCGCATTTGGTGCACTGATGCTGGCTCCTTGGCTGGATACCAGCAAAGAGCGTCGTCCTAGCAAACGTCCAGTTGCTACAGGCTTGATGCTGACTGCACTCGTTGGTATTTTCTACCTGACTTGGGCAGCAAACCATGAATATCATCTGGCTCACCCAGATAAAGGTAAAGGAACTGGTGGCAAAGAGGGATCGAGTGCAACTGCACCTGCTCCAGCTGACACCAGCTTTAAAGCAGATGCGCTTTGGAAAGCGCAAACAAGCTGTATGGGGTGCCATGGTAAAAACATGGAGGGTGGCATGGGTCCAAACCTCCAAAAAATCGGCGCAACTTTGGATGCAGCCAAGATTACTGATATCATCAAGAACGGTAAAGGCGCAATGCCAGGCGGTATGATCAAAGATGATGCAGAAATCGCAAAGCTGGCTGACTACTTGGCTGGCTTGAAATAA
- the bshA gene encoding N-acetyl-alpha-D-glucosaminyl L-malate synthase BshA — protein sequence MKIGITCYPSLGGSGVVATELGKLLAERGHQVHFITGGMPFRLGAFHPNIFYHEVEVNNYDVFKYPPYDLTLANRMAQVAKNESLDLLHVHYAVPHALCAFLAKQMVGDHLKIVTTLHGTDITVLGYDSNLSDMIRFGIERSDLVTAVSNDLIRQTKELLHTEKEIVPVYNFVDKRRYYPKEVTKLKKVFAPNGEKILMHISNFRPVKRVPDVIEIFSRVREEVPSRLILIGEGPEMGLVRKMIAELGLNDDVCFLGKQEDVAEVLSMADIMLLPSEKESFGLVALEAMACGVPVVATVAGGLPEVVLDGVNGYLRPIGDVEGMAKETIRLLQNEELYREFSANSIERSCKTFCHETIASQYEALYANLLASKTEENLSF from the coding sequence ATGAAGATCGGGATTACTTGCTATCCGTCATTGGGCGGATCGGGCGTAGTAGCCACAGAGCTGGGCAAGCTATTGGCTGAGCGAGGACATCAAGTCCATTTCATTACAGGTGGAATGCCATTTCGTTTAGGCGCGTTTCACCCAAACATTTTCTATCATGAAGTAGAAGTGAACAACTATGATGTTTTTAAATATCCACCCTATGACTTGACCTTGGCGAACCGAATGGCGCAAGTGGCGAAAAATGAAAGCCTGGACTTATTACATGTGCATTATGCTGTGCCACATGCATTGTGTGCGTTCCTCGCCAAGCAAATGGTAGGGGATCATTTGAAAATTGTGACCACACTGCACGGGACGGATATTACTGTTCTGGGTTATGATTCGAATTTGAGTGATATGATCCGCTTCGGCATTGAGCGAAGCGATTTGGTAACAGCGGTGTCCAATGATTTGATCAGGCAGACAAAAGAGCTGCTGCATACTGAAAAAGAAATTGTTCCTGTGTATAACTTTGTAGACAAGCGGCGTTATTACCCGAAAGAGGTTACGAAGCTGAAAAAGGTATTTGCACCGAATGGTGAAAAAATTCTTATGCACATTTCCAATTTCCGTCCGGTCAAACGAGTGCCGGATGTGATTGAAATATTTTCGCGTGTACGTGAAGAAGTGCCTTCCAGACTGATCCTTATTGGGGAAGGTCCCGAAATGGGGCTGGTCCGCAAGATGATTGCCGAGCTGGGTCTGAATGACGATGTATGCTTCCTCGGCAAGCAGGAAGACGTCGCCGAGGTATTGTCAATGGCAGACATTATGCTGCTTCCATCAGAAAAGGAAAGCTTCGGTCTCGTCGCACTTGAAGCAATGGCTTGCGGTGTGCCAGTCGTCGCAACAGTGGCAGGTGGTTTGCCTGAAGTTGTACTGGATGGTGTGAACGGCTACTTGCGTCCAATAGGCGACGTGGAAGGCATGGCGAAAGAAACGATACGTCTCTTGCAAAACGAAGAGCTCTACCGCGAATTCTCCGCAAATAGCATTGAGCGATCCTGCAAAACGTTTTGTCACGAAACGATTGCTTCGCAGTATGAAGCACTGTACGCCAACTTGCTGGCAAGCAAAACTGAAGAAAACCTAAGTTTTTGA
- a CDS encoding YitT family protein yields MKIRLDSIIAIIIGSAIMGFGINAFNIPNHLAEGGITGISILIKLLVPVVDQGIVFFVLNVPLFFLGWKILGRTSFFYTILGTVSLSVFLSLFDGVLPLPMKDRLLASLYAGVAVGVGLGIIFRYGGTTGGVDIIARLLQKYMGISMGRTLFFGDILVIGASLVYLNLESAMYTLVVVFIAARVIDFFQDGAYAGKALTIISNEADSIAKHILDVGRGVTLLAGKGAYSGEEKKVIYVVVSRNEVMRFKTIVQEIDPHAFVIVNDVHEVLGEGFTLDENKKPLHD; encoded by the coding sequence ATGAAAATTCGTCTTGACAGTATCATTGCCATTATCATCGGTTCTGCCATTATGGGATTTGGTATTAACGCGTTCAACATTCCCAATCATCTAGCTGAGGGCGGTATCACCGGTATCAGTATTTTGATCAAGCTGTTAGTTCCTGTTGTGGATCAGGGAATCGTCTTCTTTGTCCTGAACGTACCGTTATTTTTCTTGGGCTGGAAAATTCTTGGACGAACCTCTTTTTTCTACACGATTTTGGGAACGGTTTCTCTTTCCGTCTTTTTATCCTTATTTGATGGCGTGCTTCCGTTGCCAATGAAAGATCGCTTGCTTGCTTCCCTGTATGCCGGGGTAGCTGTTGGTGTCGGCTTAGGGATTATTTTCCGGTACGGCGGAACGACCGGCGGTGTGGACATCATTGCCAGACTCCTTCAGAAATACATGGGTATCAGTATGGGAAGGACGTTGTTCTTCGGAGACATCTTGGTCATTGGGGCGTCCCTCGTCTATTTGAACCTAGAAAGCGCCATGTACACCCTTGTCGTCGTCTTTATCGCAGCACGTGTCATCGACTTTTTCCAAGATGGCGCTTATGCAGGAAAAGCATTGACAATCATCTCCAACGAAGCAGATAGCATCGCCAAGCACATTCTCGATGTAGGTCGTGGTGTGACACTCTTAGCCGGTAAAGGCGCCTACTCTGGCGAGGAAAAGAAAGTCATCTATGTTGTTGTCAGCCGAAACGAAGTCATGCGTTTTAAAACCATTGTGCAAGAAATTGATCCGCATGCTTTTGTCATCGTTAATGATGTGCATGAAGTTCTCGGAGAAGGCTTCACCCTTGATGAAAACAAGAAACCGCTTCACGATTAA
- a CDS encoding zf-HC2 domain-containing protein, which produces MMRCEEVQEILPEYAENLLPEVTQRRVDHHMAACYACRSDYEIWSDSGEWMEMDKEEYHSVTPSRSIVDAVMARILSEEQWAIPIGRKIFSVTARMRRMAASVAVLLLMVFSFTLYVNTSTTEHANSLVINGEVMEINSPKAQVISSSMQTDDGTYVVEAQPYTTQEDSLEHATASIVPLDGKPTSTDSAKPNYSIVLSIFGILITVLTMSWLTRA; this is translated from the coding sequence ATGATGAGATGTGAAGAAGTTCAGGAAATTCTGCCTGAATACGCCGAAAATCTGTTGCCTGAGGTGACCCAACGCCGGGTTGATCACCATATGGCGGCATGCTATGCCTGTCGTTCCGACTATGAGATTTGGTCGGACAGTGGTGAATGGATGGAAATGGATAAAGAAGAATACCATTCTGTAACTCCATCACGTTCCATTGTTGACGCGGTGATGGCCCGTATTTTATCGGAAGAGCAGTGGGCGATCCCGATTGGCAGAAAAATTTTCAGCGTGACAGCGAGAATGCGACGCATGGCTGCGAGTGTAGCTGTTTTGTTGCTCATGGTCTTTTCGTTCACTTTATATGTGAATACAAGCACCACGGAGCATGCGAATTCGCTCGTGATTAACGGAGAAGTTATGGAGATTAACTCGCCTAAAGCGCAAGTTATTTCTTCTTCCATGCAAACAGACGACGGTACATACGTGGTAGAAGCCCAGCCATATACAACGCAAGAAGATTCGTTGGAACATGCTACTGCTTCGATCGTACCGCTCGATGGGAAGCCGACTTCTACTGATTCAGCCAAACCGAATTACAGCATTGTACTTAGTATTTTTGGAATCCTTATTACTGTTCTTACAATGAGCTGGCTAACGCGAGCATAA
- a CDS encoding methylglyoxal synthase, producing MKIALIAHDRMKEQIVQLAMAYESILAKHDLYATGTTGSRIMEATSLSLTRFLSGPLGGDQQIGAMIARNEMDLIIFLRDPLTSQPHEPDIIALLRLCDVHKIPFATNLGSAEIMLKALEMGQLDWREVVREENEA from the coding sequence TTGAAAATTGCATTGATTGCCCATGATCGAATGAAAGAACAGATTGTGCAACTAGCGATGGCCTATGAATCCATTTTGGCAAAGCATGACCTGTATGCCACAGGAACAACTGGGTCGCGAATCATGGAAGCTACGTCGCTTTCCCTAACCCGATTTCTTTCAGGGCCATTAGGAGGCGATCAACAAATCGGTGCGATGATCGCCCGCAATGAGATGGATTTGATTATCTTTTTGCGTGATCCGCTTACCTCTCAACCGCATGAACCTGATATTATCGCACTGCTTCGACTGTGTGATGTGCACAAGATACCGTTTGCCACCAATCTCGGTTCGGCAGAAATCATGCTGAAGGCCTTGGAAATGGGACAACTGGATTGGCGCGAAGTGGTGCGTGAGGAGAATGAAGCATGA
- the qcrB gene encoding menaquinol-cytochrome c reductase cytochrome b subunit encodes MMQKMYDWVDERLNITPMWRDLADHEVPEHVNPAHHFSAFVYCFGGLTFFITVIQILSGMFLTMYYVPDVINAYESVKYLQNEVAFGVIVRGMHHWGASLVIVMMFLHTLRVFFTGAYKKPRELNWVVGVLIFFVMLGLGFTGYLLPWDNTAYFATKVGVQIADSVPLIGPYVKTLLTGGDILGAQTLTRFFAIHVFFLPGALLGLLGAHFVMIRSQGISGPL; translated from the coding sequence ATGATGCAAAAAATGTATGATTGGGTCGACGAGCGCTTAAACATCACTCCGATGTGGCGTGACTTGGCTGACCACGAAGTACCTGAGCACGTGAACCCGGCACATCATTTTTCCGCTTTTGTTTACTGCTTTGGTGGACTTACGTTCTTTATTACCGTTATTCAAATCTTGTCTGGTATGTTCTTGACGATGTACTATGTACCAGACGTTATCAATGCTTACGAATCCGTTAAGTACCTGCAGAACGAAGTAGCGTTCGGGGTAATCGTGCGCGGTATGCATCACTGGGGTGCCAGCTTGGTCATCGTGATGATGTTCCTACATACTCTGCGTGTATTCTTTACAGGTGCATACAAAAAGCCTCGTGAATTGAACTGGGTAGTCGGCGTATTGATTTTCTTCGTTATGCTGGGTCTCGGTTTCACAGGTTACCTCTTACCTTGGGATAACACCGCATACTTTGCGACCAAAGTAGGTGTGCAGATCGCTGACTCTGTACCTTTAATCGGTCCATACGTGAAAACATTGCTTACAGGCGGAGACATTCTAGGAGCGCAAACGCTTACCCGTTTCTTCGCAATTCACGTGTTCTTCCTTCCAGGCGCGCTGCTTGGTCTGTTGGGAGCTCACTTTGTAATGATCCGTTCGCAAGGTATCTCGGGTCCACTATAA
- a CDS encoding DUF2487 family protein gives MQWNLNDFENWEELRSFVDTALLPLYLYSTDRKVEEHVVRMNYLLNVAAGIEHRLKGRVLLFPLSYQIGEEQLEQRTPAEFPYKVVLHFRGEQIQVIERAEEGVLTLLVGDEDLESSLRFEVTVDVLYKEVIKLWQTGQR, from the coding sequence ATGCAGTGGAACTTGAACGATTTTGAAAACTGGGAGGAGTTGCGATCCTTTGTGGATACCGCGCTGCTCCCTCTTTATTTGTACAGTACGGACAGAAAAGTAGAAGAGCATGTTGTTCGGATGAACTACTTGTTAAATGTAGCTGCCGGGATTGAACACCGCTTGAAGGGGCGCGTGCTGCTGTTTCCGTTAAGCTATCAAATAGGAGAAGAACAGCTGGAACAACGAACACCGGCGGAATTCCCTTATAAAGTAGTGCTTCATTTTCGCGGAGAACAGATTCAAGTAATAGAGAGGGCAGAAGAAGGCGTGTTGACGTTATTGGTAGGGGATGAAGATTTGGAATCTTCTTTGCGCTTCGAAGTGACCGTGGATGTGCTGTACAAAGAGGTCATCAAGTTGTGGCAAACTGGGCAGCGATAA
- a CDS encoding tetratricopeptide repeat protein, with protein MPKKWLYVIDEAIKRIENDEVELGLTALQKVQEHGKDLPDVMMYLAEVWYRLGHLEEASQLLTDVMAKNPQMDSSLRRECQLLLAEIALDSSDFETAQHLLYECKESGFESIQLDLLLADLYSLQDLDEVAVKYLEQARLKEPDNQDIMAALGNLYFRIGEDEKAMKLLEQAGDESLSMLLTKGRSYAQSGQFEQAYQVFRQALVMDRSPEVLYGCALMAFHVGRLDEAAELVSSLQAVDEEYVAAYPLAADVNLSMGKTEAAIEALKQYVSLSGFDLDQIRRLIALLTQAGRYEEAKEYQQLHDLWDHESDEEQ; from the coding sequence ATGCCGAAAAAGTGGCTGTATGTTATAGACGAAGCGATCAAGCGGATCGAAAACGATGAAGTTGAATTGGGCTTGACCGCTCTGCAAAAGGTTCAGGAGCATGGAAAGGATTTGCCGGATGTCATGATGTATTTGGCAGAGGTCTGGTATCGACTCGGTCATTTGGAAGAGGCGAGTCAATTGCTGACAGATGTCATGGCCAAAAATCCGCAAATGGATTCTTCTTTGCGCAGAGAATGCCAGCTGCTGCTAGCGGAGATTGCTTTGGATTCCAGTGATTTTGAGACGGCGCAACATCTTCTTTATGAATGCAAAGAATCTGGCTTTGAAAGCATCCAGCTTGATTTGTTGCTAGCGGATCTGTATTCACTTCAAGATTTAGATGAAGTGGCGGTCAAGTATTTGGAGCAAGCAAGACTCAAGGAGCCAGACAACCAAGATATTATGGCAGCGCTGGGTAACTTGTATTTCCGCATTGGCGAAGACGAGAAAGCAATGAAGCTCCTGGAACAAGCCGGGGATGAAAGTCTGTCTATGCTTTTGACGAAGGGGCGCTCGTACGCACAAAGCGGTCAATTCGAACAGGCTTATCAGGTATTCCGTCAGGCGCTGGTCATGGATCGTTCGCCAGAAGTACTCTACGGTTGTGCATTGATGGCATTCCATGTAGGACGACTGGATGAAGCAGCAGAATTGGTCAGCAGTTTGCAAGCGGTTGACGAGGAGTATGTGGCTGCTTATCCGTTAGCTGCAGATGTGAATCTATCGATGGGGAAAACAGAAGCCGCTATTGAGGCGTTGAAACAATATGTGTCTTTGTCCGGTTTCGATTTGGATCAGATTCGCAGGCTGATTGCCCTTTTGACTCAAGCCGGGCGCTATGAGGAAGCGAAGGAGTACCAACAACTTCACGATTTGTGGGACCATGAATCCGACGAGGAGCAATAA
- a CDS encoding nucleotide pyrophosphohydrolase, whose product MERQKTMQEMQQEVDQYISQFKEGYFSPLSMLARMTEEVGELAREINHFYGEKPKKKDEGEKTVEEELGDVLFIVICFANSLGIDLQEAFDRIMHKFNTRDKDRWTRIEENEQHD is encoded by the coding sequence ATGGAACGGCAAAAGACTATGCAAGAGATGCAGCAAGAAGTTGATCAATACATATCGCAATTTAAAGAAGGATATTTTTCTCCGCTGTCCATGCTGGCTAGAATGACAGAAGAAGTAGGCGAATTAGCCAGAGAGATTAACCATTTTTATGGAGAAAAACCGAAGAAAAAGGACGAAGGCGAAAAAACAGTAGAGGAAGAGCTGGGTGACGTACTCTTCATTGTAATTTGTTTCGCAAACTCACTCGGAATCGATTTGCAGGAAGCGTTTGATCGTATTATGCACAAGTTTAATACACGCGATAAAGATCGCTGGACAAGAATAGAGGAGAACGAGCAGCATGACTAA
- a CDS encoding ubiquinol-cytochrome c reductase iron-sulfur subunit, producing the protein MGDKREISRRTFLNYALMGTGGFLAAGMITPMIRFAVDPLLQGHAGGDKVAVGSPDEFSAVPKRVEFKVHTKDGWYESESTLTAWVTKNDKGEILALSPICKHLGCTVDWGTGAGQPNEYFCPCHMGRYTINGEHILGTPPTASLDEYETEVKDGKLYLGKVKANPRPGVNG; encoded by the coding sequence ATGGGAGACAAACGCGAAATTTCCAGGCGTACATTTTTGAACTACGCCCTTATGGGAACTGGCGGATTCCTTGCTGCGGGAATGATCACCCCAATGATTCGTTTTGCGGTAGACCCCCTTCTGCAAGGACATGCAGGTGGAGATAAAGTAGCTGTCGGCAGTCCGGATGAGTTTAGTGCCGTGCCAAAACGCGTTGAATTCAAGGTCCATACCAAGGACGGTTGGTATGAATCAGAATCAACACTTACTGCATGGGTTACCAAGAACGACAAGGGTGAGATTCTTGCTCTGTCCCCGATCTGTAAGCACTTAGGGTGTACGGTTGACTGGGGAACTGGTGCAGGCCAACCGAATGAGTACTTCTGTCCTTGCCACATGGGTCGTTATACGATCAATGGCGAGCACATTTTGGGAACGCCACCCACGGCCTCTCTCGATGAGTATGAGACAGAAGTCAAAGATGGAAAATTGTATTTAGGTAAAGTAAAAGCAAATCCTCGTCCGGGGGTGAACGGCTAA
- a CDS encoding DUF1405 domain-containing protein produces the protein MIWIWEWFRQSLGKRWFLWTLFVVNFLGTIYGFIWYGNQLAETPAYLIPFVPDSPTGSGLFSLVLLTYLLGRHIPVLEALAGITNFKYGVWAVCIIVAGWMMGNEVRWTDVMLIISHTGMAVESVLYARFYKLSLLPVGIAALWTLNNDFLDYVMDIHPWLPSVLDPYEGFVGLFTVLLSLISISVIWWVNMKYTTNKV, from the coding sequence ATGATCTGGATATGGGAGTGGTTTCGGCAATCTTTGGGCAAAAGGTGGTTTCTTTGGACGCTGTTCGTCGTCAACTTTTTAGGAACCATATATGGATTCATCTGGTATGGTAACCAATTGGCTGAGACACCAGCATATTTGATTCCTTTTGTTCCGGACAGCCCGACAGGTAGCGGACTTTTTTCGCTTGTACTCCTTACCTATTTGTTGGGTCGCCACATTCCTGTACTGGAAGCTTTGGCTGGCATCACCAATTTTAAGTATGGTGTCTGGGCCGTCTGCATTATCGTGGCTGGTTGGATGATGGGCAATGAAGTGCGTTGGACAGACGTGATGCTGATTATTTCCCACACGGGCATGGCTGTGGAATCTGTTTTGTACGCACGTTTTTACAAGCTAAGTCTTCTGCCGGTGGGAATCGCTGCGCTGTGGACACTGAATAATGATTTTCTCGATTACGTCATGGATATCCATCCGTGGCTGCCGAGTGTGCTGGATCCGTATGAGGGTTTCGTAGGTTTGTTTACGGTTCTTCTCAGTCTGATCTCGATCTCGGTGATCTGGTGGGTAAACATGAAGTATACGACAAATAAGGTCTAA
- the bshB1 gene encoding bacillithiol biosynthesis deacetylase BshB1 codes for MSSLDILAIGAHPDDVEIGAAGSLILAAKEGKRVGILDLTYAELSSNGTVERRQQEAAAADQVMGVAARFNFGLPDRGLEAVRESAIERVVKLIRETRPAIVLAPYHADRHPDHESVSRIVREAVFNAGIRKYLPEPSLPAYRPSQFLYYFINSTVTPQVVVDITAVYEQKMEALRCYRSQFELEEGSVQTPLTNGYLESVEYRERLFGQQAGVAYAEGFVSAAPYVLKSL; via the coding sequence ATGAGTTCACTCGATATTTTGGCAATCGGCGCTCATCCTGACGATGTCGAGATCGGAGCGGCAGGCAGTCTGATATTGGCAGCTAAAGAGGGAAAGCGCGTGGGGATTCTCGACTTGACCTACGCAGAATTGTCTTCGAATGGAACGGTGGAGAGAAGGCAACAAGAAGCGGCTGCGGCTGACCAAGTGATGGGAGTGGCTGCACGCTTTAATTTTGGACTGCCTGATCGCGGCTTGGAAGCAGTCAGGGAAAGTGCGATTGAACGTGTCGTAAAGCTCATTCGTGAAACACGCCCAGCCATTGTGCTTGCGCCTTATCACGCGGATCGTCATCCAGATCACGAAAGCGTAAGTCGGATCGTTCGCGAAGCGGTGTTTAATGCGGGTATCCGCAAGTATTTGCCGGAGCCTTCTTTGCCTGCCTATCGCCCATCGCAATTTCTTTACTATTTTATTAATTCCACTGTCACGCCACAGGTTGTCGTGGATATCACTGCTGTTTATGAGCAAAAAATGGAAGCGCTGCGTTGCTATCGCAGTCAGTTTGAGCTTGAAGAAGGTAGTGTCCAAACACCACTTACCAACGGTTATCTGGAGTCTGTTGAGTATCGAGAGCGACTGTTTGGTCAGCAGGCTGGTGTAGCCTACGCAGAAGGATTTGTCAGTGCAGCTCCGTATGTATTAAAGAGCTTGTGA
- a CDS encoding IDEAL domain-containing protein produces the protein MEWPNFYSNAYGTNNQMVSGLLSEMVIDEQMRQYRKRTLIQEIDEALASKNKELFMRLTDELKEIMAYEQA, from the coding sequence ATGGAGTGGCCGAATTTCTATTCCAACGCGTACGGAACGAACAATCAAATGGTTTCCGGTTTGCTATCTGAAATGGTGATCGACGAGCAGATGCGTCAATACCGCAAGCGCACGCTGATCCAGGAGATTGATGAGGCACTTGCATCGAAAAACAAAGAGCTGTTTATGCGCTTAACAGACGAATTGAAAGAAATCATGGCTTACGAGCAAGCCTAA